A segment of the Fusobacterium sp. JB019 genome:
ATACAATGTGAAAAATGCAAGTCAATTAACATATTATGGTTTACATGCTCTTCAACACAGAGGACAGCAAGGATCTGGAATAGCTACTTTTGATGGAGAAAAAATTTCTAGATATAGAGGGGAAGGGTTAGTAATTGAGATTTTTAATAGTGAGAATATTTCTCAATTAAAAGGAAATTACGCTATCGGACATGTTAGAATGGGGAGTGATAAAGCACCAGGAATAGAAAATATTCAACCTTTATTAGTTAGATCTCATACAGGAGATTTTACAGTAGCTCATAATGGAAGAATAATTAATTATGAACAATTAAGGACTCAATTAGAATATGAAGGAAGTATATTTCAAACTTCTTCAAGCAGTGAAATAATATGTCATTTAATTCAAAAACAAACAGGGACATTTACAGAAAAAATAAAAAAAGCAGTTGAAAAATTAGAAGGATCATTTGCTTTTGTAATAATGACAGAAAAAAATATTTATGCAATAAGAGATAAAAATGGTTTTAGTCCTCTTGCAATAGCGAAACTTGATGATGGTTTTGTAATTAGTTCAGAAACAGTTGGTTTTGAGATGATAAATGCTCAAATAATAAGAGATGTAAAACCTGGAGAAATAATAAAGATAGGTAAGAAAGGATTACGTTCTATAATGTATGCAGAAAGTACTCAAAGTAAAATGTGTGCGATGGAATATATCTATTTAGCTAGACCAGATAGTAACATAGATGGAATAAATGTTCATTCATCTAGAAGAAAATGTGGTAGAGTATTAGCAGAAGAATTTCCTTGTGAAAATGCGGATATAGTTATAGGAGTTCCTGATTCATCTTTATCTGCAGCTATGGGGTATTCAGATGGATCTAAATTACCTTATGAAATAGGACTTATAAAAAACAGATATATAGGTAGAACTTTTATACAACCTACCCAAGAAGAAAGAGAAAAAGGAGTTAAAATGAAGTTATCTCCTGTTTCCAATACAATAAAAGGGAAAAGTATAGTTTTAGTCGATGACTCTATAGTGAGAGGGACAACTAGTAAATATATAATAAAACTTTTAAAGGAAGCAGGAGCTAAAGAAGTACATGTAAGGATTGCTTCTCCAGCTATGATAGCTCCTTGTTTCTATGGAGTAGATACTTCTTCTTTAAAAGATTTAATAAGCGCAAGAATGTCTGTTGAAGAGCTAAGAGATTATATAGGAGCAGATTCTTTAGCTTTTTTATCAAATGAAGGTTTAAAAAAAGGGTTAGGAAATAATATATGCAGTGCTTGTTTTGATAGAGAATACCCAACGTATTTGTTCGATTTAGATAAAAATTTTAAAAAAGAATTGAAGGAATTGGAAAAAAACAAATAAAGTAAAAAAGAGGTAGTTTTCAGACTACCTCTTTTTTATGGTATACTTGAATTGGAAGAATACTTGAGGGGGTTAATCATGGAAAAAAATATGTATACTAAAATATTGAATGGAATTAGTGAAGGAGTTTATTTTGTAGATGTTAATAGAAAAATAAATTTTTGGAATAAAGCTGCAGAAGATATAACAGGATACAGGAAGTCAGAAATTATTGAAAAGCATTGTTATAATAATATTTTAAATCATGTGGATGATAAAGGAAATCACTTATGTATGAACGGATGTCCATTGTTGGAAACAATAAAAGATGGAAAATCAAGAGAAATGAAAGTATATTTAAGACATAAAAAAGGATACAGAGTACCAGTGATAGTAAAAGTAATGCCAATTTACGATAAAGGAGAAGTTATAGGAGCTGTAGAAACTTTTACAGATATTTCTCCTAATAAAATGCTTTTAAAGTCAAATAATGATTTAATGGATAATATTTTTAGAGATGAATTAACAAAACTTCCTAATAGAAAATATTTAAACTCACATTTAGATTCTGTTATGCTTAAGTATAAAAATTTAAATACTGGTTTTGGAGTAATGTTTTTGGATATAGATTTTTTTAAAAAAGTTAATGATACCTATGGACACGATGTGGGAGATGAAGTTTTACAAATGATTGCCAAAGTATTTAATAATTCTTGTAGAGATAATGATGTTATAGGTAGATGGGGTGGAGAAGAATTTATTGGAGTTTTTGAAAATGTGGATGAAAATAAATTAATTGAAATTGCAAACAGAATAAGAGTATTAGTAGAAAACAGTGAGCTCAATTTAGAAAAAGGGAAAATTAAAGTAACAATTTCCATAGGTGTTTCTTTGATTAAAGAGGAAGATAGTATAGGAACTCTAGTAAAAAGAGCAGATGAAGGAGTTTATTTAGCTAAAAAAAATGGAAGAAATAGAGTGGAATTTAAAAAATAATATTAATATTATTTTTATAGTTGTAAAAATAATAAAAATATGTTATTCTTAGGAAGTAAATAGATAGATAGAAGTTTACGCTTATATAATAGCCGTGATATGGACGGCGAGTTTCTACCTGCAACCTTAAATTGACAGACTATAAGCAAAAGAATACAATATAGACAGGGTGACTGTCTTTTTATTTCATTGTAATTATTTTGCTTTGTAATGGTTGGTGTAATCATTTGTTAAAAAAGGAGATAAATACAATGTTTTTTATTTTTGGTGTAAAAATAAAAAGAATAATAATAAATATTTCCAGAATATTTAAACTAGTTAAGTTTGGAAATATTTTTGTGTGCAAAGAAAAAAGTTTAAAAAATTTAAAAAATAATATAGAGGTTTCGAAAGGGGAACGCTATAAAATTATTATGCCTTAGAGCTAATATTTTGTAGCGTATTTTTTTATTTGAAAATAAATTTTGGAGGAAAATAAAATGGTAGAAAATTACATGGAAGATGTTAAGAGTAGTAAAAAGTATGCTGAGTCTGGTGTTAATTTAGAAGCTGGTTATGAGTCTGTAAGAAGAATAAAATCTCATGTTGAGAAAACTAAAGTTAAAGGAGTTATGGATAGCATAGGAGCTTTTGGTGGAATGTTTGATCTCTCTAGTTTAGGTTATAAAGAACCTGTATTAATAAGCGGAACAGATGGAGTAGGAACAAAATTAATGTTAGCTTTTGAAATGAATAAACATGATACCATTGGGCAAGATGTAGTAGCTATGTGTGTAAATGATGTATTGGTTCAGGGAGCTATGCCTATATTTTTTCTAGATTATATAGCAGTAGGTAAGAATTTTCCAGAGCAAATAGAACAAATAGTAAAAGGAGTTTCAGATGGATGTCTTTTATCAGAGTGTGGATTAATTGGAGGAGAAACTGCAGAAATGCCAGACATGTATGATATTGGCGATTATGACCTTGCAGGATTTTGCGTAGGAGTAGTTGAAAAATCAAAATTAATAACTGGAGAAAAAGTAAAAAAAGGAAATAAAATAATAGGAATTCCTTCTTCAGGTGTTCACTCTAATGGCTTTTCTCTTGTTAGAAAAATAGTAATGAAGGATAATGAGTTTGACTTGAATGCTTATAAAGAAAGATTTGATGGAAAAACTTTAGGAGAAACACTTCTTACTCCAACTAGAATATATGTTAAAACAATAAAAAAATTATTAGAAAAGGTTGAAATAAATGGAATGTGTCATGTTACTGGGGGAGGATTTTATGAAAATATTCCTAGAATACTTCCTGATAAATTAAGAGCTAAGATAGATACTAAAGCAATAAATACTCCTGAAATTTTTAAATTTTTAGAAGAAAAAGGAAATTTAGAAAAAGAAGAATTATATAATGTCTTTAATATGGGGATTGGATTTATTTTAGTAGTTGAAGAGAATAAAATAGAGAAAATTATGGAAGAATTGGAAAATTTAGGTGAAAAACCTGTAATTCTTGGAGAAATAATAGATGGAGAAAAAGGAGTAGAGCTAGAATGGTAAAAATTGCAGTATTTGCTTCTGGTAATGGAGGGAATTTTCAAAGTATTGTAGAAAAAAGTAGAACTATTGATCTTATAAATTATTCAGTAGAACTTTTAATAGTTGATAAAAAAGATGCATATGCTAAAAATAGAGCTGAGAAATTAGGGATACCTTGTTATACAATAATTCCTAAGGAATTTTCTAGTAAAGCTAAATACGAAGAAAAAATAATAGAAATTTTAAAAGAAAAAGAGATAGAATTAATAGCTTTAGCAGGATATATGAGAATAATATCTTCTACTTTATTAAAAGAATACGAAAATAGAATTATAAACATTCATCCAGCTTATTTGCCTAACTTTCCAGGGAAAGATGGGATAGGGGATGCCTTTAAAGCGAAAGTTGCAGAGACGGGAGTAACTATTCATTATGTAGATGAAGGAGTAGATTCTGGAGAAATTATATATCAAGAAAAACTAATTATAAAAAAAGAGTGGGATTTAGGAAAACTAGAAGAAGAAATTCATAAAATAGAACATAGGATATATCCTTGTATTTTAGAAGAACTTAGTAAAAAAATAAAATTAAGATAAATTTTGGAGGTAAAATAAAATGAAAAGAGCTTTAATAAGTGTTTCGGACAAAAATGGAATAGTTGATTTTTCTAAAAAATTAGTTGATTTAGGTTATGAAATTATATCAACAGGAGGAACTAAAAAAGTTTTAGATGATGCAGGGATAAAAACTCTAGGAATTTCAGAGGTAACTAAGTTTCCTGAAATGATGGATGGGAGAGTAAAAACACTTCATCCTAATGTTCATGGAGGGCTTTTGTGTGTTAGAGATGATGAAAAGCATATGAAAGATTTAGTAGACAATGGAATAGAACTAATAGATTTAGTTATAGTTAATTTATATCCTTTTAAAGAAACTTTAAAAAAAGGGGGAACTCATGAAGAGTTGATAGAAAATATTGATATTGGGGGACCTAGTATGCTTAGATCAGCAGCTAAGAATCATAAATTTGTGACAGTATGTGTGGATCCATTAGATTATGATCAAATATTAGAAGAAATTAAAGAAAAGGGTGATACAAGTCTAAGTTTTAGAGCTAATTTAGCTGCTAAAGTATTTAGAACAACCGCAGCTTATGATGCTTTAATAGCTGATTATTTAACTAAAAAAGAACAAATAGAGTTTCCTGAAAAATTAACAATGACTTATGAGAAAGTTCAAGATTTAAGATATGGAGAAAATCCTCATCAAAAAGCGGCTTTTTATGCAGCTCCAATGACAGGTTATTCTTTAGCGAGTGCAAAACAACTTCATGGAAAAGAGCTATCTTATAATAATATTCAAGATGCAAATGGGGCTATAGATATATTAAGGGAATTTTTAGATGATAATAAGAAAATAGTGGTAGGAGTAAAGCATACTAATCCTTGTGGAATTGGAACTGGAGATACTCTAATAGAAGCTTGGGAAAAAGCTTATAATGCTGATCCTATTTCTATTTTTGGGGGAATAGTTGCTGTAAATGAAATTATTGATGAAAAGGTAGCTCTTGAGTTACATAAATTATTTTTAGAGATTGTTATAGCTCCTGATTATACAAAGGAAGCTTTAGAGATATTAAGTAAGAAAAAAAATATTAGATTAATGACATTAGATATAAAACAAGAAATTTTAAATAAAAAGAAAATTGTAGGGGTTAACGATGGTATGCTGATACAAGATATGGATTTTGGGAAGGTTGAGTTAGATGATTTAGTATGTGTAACAGAAGCAAAACCTACAAAAGAAGATATAGAAGAGCTTTTATTTGGTTGGAAAGTTGTGAAAAATGTAAAATCAAATGCAATTGTAGTAACAAAAGCAGGTCAAACTGTGGGAGTAGGAGCAGGTCAAATGAATAGAGTGGGGGCAGCTAAAATTGCATTAGAGCAAGCTGGAGAAAAGGCGAAAGGTTCTTATCTTGCTTCAGATGCTTTCTTTCCAATGCCAGATACTGTGGAGTTAGCTATAAAAAATGGAGTTAAAGCAATAGTTCAACCAGGTGGATCAATAAAAGATCAACTTTCAATAGATGAATGTAACAAACATGGAATACCAATGTTATTTACTAAAATGAGACATTTTAAACATTAATTTTTTGAATAGTTTACAGGGGGATAAAATGAAGGTTTTAGTTATAGGAAAAGGTGGAAGAGAAAATGCTTTAGCTTGGAAAGTAAATCAAAGTTCTTTAGTAAAAAAAGTATATGTTGCTCCAGGAAATCCAGGTACAAGAGAAT
Coding sequences within it:
- the purF gene encoding amidophosphoribosyltransferase, translating into MIKGLEELLENKIVEECGVFGIYNVKNASQLTYYGLHALQHRGQQGSGIATFDGEKISRYRGEGLVIEIFNSENISQLKGNYAIGHVRMGSDKAPGIENIQPLLVRSHTGDFTVAHNGRIINYEQLRTQLEYEGSIFQTSSSSEIICHLIQKQTGTFTEKIKKAVEKLEGSFAFVIMTEKNIYAIRDKNGFSPLAIAKLDDGFVISSETVGFEMINAQIIRDVKPGEIIKIGKKGLRSIMYAESTQSKMCAMEYIYLARPDSNIDGINVHSSRRKCGRVLAEEFPCENADIVIGVPDSSLSAAMGYSDGSKLPYEIGLIKNRYIGRTFIQPTQEEREKGVKMKLSPVSNTIKGKSIVLVDDSIVRGTTSKYIIKLLKEAGAKEVHVRIASPAMIAPCFYGVDTSSLKDLISARMSVEELRDYIGADSLAFLSNEGLKKGLGNNICSACFDREYPTYLFDLDKNFKKELKELEKNK
- a CDS encoding sensor domain-containing diguanylate cyclase, with product MEKNMYTKILNGISEGVYFVDVNRKINFWNKAAEDITGYRKSEIIEKHCYNNILNHVDDKGNHLCMNGCPLLETIKDGKSREMKVYLRHKKGYRVPVIVKVMPIYDKGEVIGAVETFTDISPNKMLLKSNNDLMDNIFRDELTKLPNRKYLNSHLDSVMLKYKNLNTGFGVMFLDIDFFKKVNDTYGHDVGDEVLQMIAKVFNNSCRDNDVIGRWGGEEFIGVFENVDENKLIEIANRIRVLVENSELNLEKGKIKVTISIGVSLIKEEDSIGTLVKRADEGVYLAKKNGRNRVEFKK
- the purM gene encoding phosphoribosylformylglycinamidine cyclo-ligase; amino-acid sequence: MVENYMEDVKSSKKYAESGVNLEAGYESVRRIKSHVEKTKVKGVMDSIGAFGGMFDLSSLGYKEPVLISGTDGVGTKLMLAFEMNKHDTIGQDVVAMCVNDVLVQGAMPIFFLDYIAVGKNFPEQIEQIVKGVSDGCLLSECGLIGGETAEMPDMYDIGDYDLAGFCVGVVEKSKLITGEKVKKGNKIIGIPSSGVHSNGFSLVRKIVMKDNEFDLNAYKERFDGKTLGETLLTPTRIYVKTIKKLLEKVEINGMCHVTGGGFYENIPRILPDKLRAKIDTKAINTPEIFKFLEEKGNLEKEELYNVFNMGIGFILVVEENKIEKIMEELENLGEKPVILGEIIDGEKGVELEW
- the purN gene encoding phosphoribosylglycinamide formyltransferase; its protein translation is MVKIAVFASGNGGNFQSIVEKSRTIDLINYSVELLIVDKKDAYAKNRAEKLGIPCYTIIPKEFSSKAKYEEKIIEILKEKEIELIALAGYMRIISSTLLKEYENRIINIHPAYLPNFPGKDGIGDAFKAKVAETGVTIHYVDEGVDSGEIIYQEKLIIKKEWDLGKLEEEIHKIEHRIYPCILEELSKKIKLR
- the purH gene encoding bifunctional phosphoribosylaminoimidazolecarboxamide formyltransferase/IMP cyclohydrolase; its protein translation is MKRALISVSDKNGIVDFSKKLVDLGYEIISTGGTKKVLDDAGIKTLGISEVTKFPEMMDGRVKTLHPNVHGGLLCVRDDEKHMKDLVDNGIELIDLVIVNLYPFKETLKKGGTHEELIENIDIGGPSMLRSAAKNHKFVTVCVDPLDYDQILEEIKEKGDTSLSFRANLAAKVFRTTAAYDALIADYLTKKEQIEFPEKLTMTYEKVQDLRYGENPHQKAAFYAAPMTGYSLASAKQLHGKELSYNNIQDANGAIDILREFLDDNKKIVVGVKHTNPCGIGTGDTLIEAWEKAYNADPISIFGGIVAVNEIIDEKVALELHKLFLEIVIAPDYTKEALEILSKKKNIRLMTLDIKQEILNKKKIVGVNDGMLIQDMDFGKVELDDLVCVTEAKPTKEDIEELLFGWKVVKNVKSNAIVVTKAGQTVGVGAGQMNRVGAAKIALEQAGEKAKGSYLASDAFFPMPDTVELAIKNGVKAIVQPGGSIKDQLSIDECNKHGIPMLFTKMRHFKH